One genomic segment of Mesoterricola silvestris includes these proteins:
- a CDS encoding glycosyltransferase family 4 protein, with amino-acid sequence MNEGSPRNLTLVVNQLFVGGAARVAVNLSRAWTEMGRSVTILTTDDGLRPPSFPLHPRVAHRALGLMGNSRNPLQGLLFNLRRLARLRRAIADSRPDVLVSFLDKNNILSLLAGRALPRIPILVSERTDPSERSIGRPWEWLRRRTYPMADCLVVQTLHAKAFFSLKVQARTRVIPNPVLLPPPGPATVRDPGRRRLVTLGRMDPVKGHDMLIDGFAAIQGAFPDWDLVIHGDGPTRQEMVDKARGLGLEGRILFPGATTEVGARLREADVFVLTSRAEGFPNSLAEAMACGLPVVSFDCHSGPAELIRDGVDGLLVPPLDVPALSAALARLMGDADLRARLGAAAPDVLTRFSESSVLTQWESAIELAVLTARGKKAS; translated from the coding sequence GTGAACGAGGGCTCACCGAGGAATCTGACCCTCGTCGTCAACCAGCTCTTCGTGGGCGGGGCGGCGCGGGTCGCGGTGAACCTCTCCAGGGCCTGGACCGAGATGGGGCGCTCCGTGACCATCCTCACCACGGATGACGGCCTTCGGCCCCCTTCCTTCCCCCTGCATCCCCGGGTCGCCCACCGGGCCCTGGGCCTCATGGGCAATTCCAGGAACCCCCTGCAGGGGCTCCTGTTCAACCTGCGGCGGCTCGCGCGCCTGCGGCGGGCCATCGCCGATAGCCGGCCGGACGTGCTCGTGTCCTTCCTGGACAAGAACAACATCCTGTCCCTGCTGGCGGGCCGGGCCCTGCCGCGGATCCCCATCCTGGTCTCCGAGCGCACGGATCCGAGCGAACGATCCATTGGACGGCCCTGGGAATGGCTGCGCCGCAGGACCTACCCCATGGCCGACTGCCTCGTGGTGCAGACGCTCCACGCCAAGGCCTTCTTCTCCCTGAAGGTGCAGGCCCGCACCCGGGTCATCCCCAACCCCGTCCTCCTGCCGCCCCCGGGCCCGGCCACCGTCCGGGATCCCGGGCGCCGCCGCCTGGTGACCCTCGGCCGCATGGACCCCGTGAAGGGCCACGACATGCTCATCGACGGCTTCGCCGCCATCCAGGGGGCCTTCCCGGACTGGGACCTGGTGATCCACGGCGACGGGCCCACGCGCCAGGAAATGGTGGACAAGGCCCGCGGGCTGGGCCTGGAGGGACGGATCCTCTTCCCCGGCGCCACCACCGAAGTGGGGGCGCGCCTGCGGGAGGCGGACGTGTTCGTGCTCACCTCGCGCGCGGAGGGCTTCCCCAATTCGCTGGCGGAGGCCATGGCCTGCGGGCTTCCCGTGGTGAGCTTCGACTGCCACAGCGGACCCGCGGAACTGATCCGGGACGGGGTGGACGGCCTGCTGGTGCCCCCCCTGGACGTGCCGGCCCTGTCCGCAGCCCTCGCCCGGCTCATGGGCGACGCGGACCTGCGCGCCCGCTTGGGCGCGGCCGCGCCGGACGTCCTCACGCGGTTCAGCGAATCCAGTGTCCTGACCCAGTGGGAATCCGCAATAGAATTAGCCGTCCTGACCGCTCGCGGTAAGAAGGCCTCATGA
- a CDS encoding beta strand repeat-containing protein, with translation MSEKLLAGGLFNGRTAFRSSVMFSAALALALVAGGSSSLPLAAATTSTWLKVSPSDSLTITGGTSVTYGATVSGLSTYTVKWYVDGIQNGNSTVGTLVPTSNPCAAVYKSPTGAGQHTILAIATQDSSHYTAGSKGVTVLAGTPTATPITVAASPSSLSMTTGAAASVSATVSGSTNTAVTWTVDGVTGGNSTVGTLSGTGSTVTYTAPATAGSHTLKATSAANTASSATVAVTVSAPAVQVTTSPSSLCLLVSASGSVTASVSGSTNTAVTWTVDGVTGGNSTVGTLSGTGSTVTYTAPAAAGSHTLKATSAANPAYSASVAVTVAAPVAVSLSPAGTSSVSASGSFNFQAAVTGTTNTAVTWSVDGILGGNSTVGTLSGSGTSVTYAAPSASGNHTVTVTSAADPTKSASAVISVVAVSGTTTGITLTPSVPTAVGSGGQKAFAASIAGSTSDSVTWSVDGIAGGNSTVGTISSSGVYTCPSVSAKTVRTITATSVANPSVKASVRILTVVSNTTLNARTQYGATGNGTTDDTAAIMKALAATGNGICYVPAGTYLINPIATSSQFGLYLNPGNTLLLDPGAVLQCKTMTTSGGYSVVGMKESDIALVGGTIIGDRVARNLGTYINGTGSDVEIGNGVAIGNASGMTILGTTSKNNCNDGFYIYNNVSNVLLSDCVSDNNRRQGCSLVYCNGIVIQYSTFSNTNGNDPACGLDFEPNSGSTVTNVQVIGCNIFGNLGGGIAGGGSTKNGPTGNGTAFCTNCVITGCTITGNGGSNYMLGGIAWDESSNIVFSNNAISKNKGDGIWIDYYSMNFKITGNTVTSNQGDGIYVAYCTGTQVSGNTLSGNTGTAINNADGTATVGTNTIK, from the coding sequence ATGTCCGAGAAGCTCCTGGCCGGAGGCCTGTTCAACGGCCGCACCGCCTTCCGCTCGTCCGTAATGTTCAGCGCCGCCCTGGCCCTGGCCCTGGTGGCCGGCGGATCCTCCAGCCTTCCGCTGGCCGCCGCCACCACGTCCACCTGGCTGAAGGTGTCCCCTTCGGATTCCCTCACCATCACCGGGGGCACATCCGTCACGTACGGGGCCACCGTTTCCGGGCTCTCCACCTACACGGTCAAGTGGTACGTGGACGGCATCCAGAACGGCAACTCCACGGTGGGGACCCTGGTGCCCACCAGCAACCCCTGCGCCGCGGTGTACAAGTCGCCCACCGGCGCCGGCCAGCACACGATCCTGGCCATCGCCACCCAGGACTCCTCCCACTACACGGCGGGTTCCAAGGGGGTGACCGTCCTGGCGGGTACGCCCACCGCGACGCCCATCACCGTGGCCGCCAGCCCCTCCTCCCTTTCCATGACCACGGGCGCGGCGGCCTCCGTGTCCGCCACGGTCTCGGGAAGCACCAACACCGCCGTGACCTGGACGGTGGACGGCGTGACCGGCGGCAATTCCACCGTGGGCACCCTGTCCGGGACGGGTTCCACCGTCACCTACACCGCCCCCGCCACCGCCGGGAGCCACACCCTCAAGGCCACCAGCGCCGCGAACACCGCCTCCAGCGCCACGGTGGCCGTCACCGTCTCGGCCCCCGCCGTCCAGGTGACCACCAGCCCCTCGTCCCTGTGCCTCCTGGTGTCGGCCTCGGGTTCCGTCACCGCCTCCGTATCGGGTTCCACCAACACGGCCGTCACCTGGACCGTGGACGGCGTGACCGGCGGCAATTCCACCGTGGGCACCCTGTCGGGGACCGGCTCCACCGTCACCTACACCGCCCCCGCCGCCGCCGGGAGCCACACCCTCAAGGCCACCAGCGCCGCGAACCCCGCCTACAGCGCCTCCGTGGCGGTGACCGTCGCCGCCCCCGTGGCCGTGTCCCTGAGCCCGGCGGGCACCTCCTCCGTGAGCGCCTCAGGTTCCTTCAACTTCCAGGCTGCGGTGACGGGCACCACCAACACCGCCGTCACCTGGTCCGTGGACGGCATCCTCGGCGGCAACAGCACCGTGGGCACCCTCAGCGGTTCCGGAACCTCCGTCACCTACGCGGCCCCCTCCGCCAGCGGCAACCACACCGTGACCGTCACCAGCGCCGCCGATCCCACCAAGTCCGCCTCGGCGGTGATCTCGGTGGTGGCCGTTTCCGGCACCACCACCGGCATCACCCTCACGCCCTCCGTGCCCACCGCCGTGGGCAGCGGCGGCCAGAAGGCCTTCGCGGCGTCCATCGCGGGCTCCACGTCGGACTCGGTCACCTGGAGCGTGGACGGCATCGCGGGCGGCAATTCCACCGTGGGCACCATCTCCTCCTCGGGCGTCTACACCTGCCCGTCGGTTTCCGCCAAGACGGTGCGCACCATCACCGCCACCTCCGTCGCCAACCCCTCCGTGAAGGCCAGTGTCCGCATCCTGACGGTGGTCAGCAACACCACCCTCAACGCCCGCACCCAGTACGGGGCCACCGGCAACGGCACCACCGATGACACCGCGGCCATCATGAAGGCCCTGGCCGCCACGGGCAACGGCATCTGCTACGTCCCCGCCGGCACCTACCTCATCAACCCCATCGCCACCTCCAGCCAGTTCGGCCTCTACCTCAACCCCGGCAACACCCTTCTCCTGGATCCCGGCGCGGTGCTGCAGTGCAAGACCATGACCACCTCCGGCGGCTACTCCGTGGTGGGCATGAAGGAATCCGACATCGCCCTGGTGGGCGGCACCATCATCGGCGACCGGGTGGCCCGCAACCTCGGCACCTACATCAACGGCACCGGCTCCGACGTGGAGATCGGCAACGGGGTCGCCATCGGCAACGCCAGCGGCATGACCATCCTGGGCACCACCTCCAAGAACAACTGCAACGACGGCTTCTACATCTACAACAACGTCTCCAACGTCCTGCTGTCCGATTGCGTCTCCGACAACAACCGCCGCCAGGGCTGCTCGCTGGTCTACTGCAACGGCATCGTGATCCAGTACAGCACCTTCAGCAACACCAACGGCAACGACCCCGCCTGCGGCCTGGATTTCGAGCCCAATTCCGGCTCCACCGTCACCAACGTGCAGGTCATCGGCTGCAACATCTTCGGCAACCTGGGCGGCGGCATCGCCGGCGGCGGCTCCACGAAGAACGGCCCCACGGGCAACGGCACCGCCTTCTGCACCAACTGCGTCATCACCGGCTGCACCATCACGGGCAACGGCGGCAGCAACTACATGCTGGGCGGCATCGCCTGGGACGAATCCAGCAACATCGTCTTCAGCAACAACGCCATCAGCAAGAACAAGGGCGACGGCATCTGGATCGACTACTACTCCATGAACTTCAAGATCACCGGCAACACCGTGACCTCCAACCAGGGCGACGGCATCTACGTGGCCTACTGCACCGGCACCCAGGTCAGCGGCAACACCCTGAGCGGCAACACCGGCACGGCCATCAACAACGCCGACGGCACCGCAACGGTGGGAACCAACACCATCAAGTAA
- a CDS encoding DegT/DnrJ/EryC1/StrS family aminotransferase: protein MREKFLQFSPPSIGDGERSEVLDTLMSDWITTGPKTRLFEGNLKAYLGAPDLAAFNSCTAGLHVGLAVLGVGPGDEVIVPSLTFCATANVVEHVGARPVLVDVDPATLTLDPQATARALTSRTKAIMPVHYAGHPAQLDPLFDLAGKHGLHILEDAAHALPARYKGRLVGSRGNLASFSFYATKNLTTAEGGALTGDPELLAKARIIGHHGMDKEAWKRFDRSGSWYYEVLLPGFKYNMTDLQAAIGLHQLVRLEAFQARRRQVVDRYNARFALLPELQIPVEDPDVESSLHLYVLRLRPERLTLGRNEFIEALKARQIGTSVHYLPVHMQPFYRDKYGYRPEDCPVSADAFSRMLSLPLHPGLTDADVDDVCTAMEELVAAHRA from the coding sequence ATGCGAGAAAAATTCCTTCAATTCAGCCCCCCCTCCATCGGCGACGGAGAGCGCTCGGAGGTCCTCGATACCCTCATGTCGGACTGGATCACCACGGGGCCCAAGACCCGGCTCTTCGAAGGCAACCTGAAGGCCTACCTGGGCGCGCCGGATCTGGCGGCCTTCAATTCCTGCACGGCGGGGCTCCACGTGGGCCTGGCCGTCCTGGGGGTGGGGCCCGGGGACGAGGTGATCGTCCCCAGCCTGACCTTCTGCGCCACGGCCAATGTGGTGGAGCACGTGGGCGCCCGGCCCGTCCTGGTGGACGTGGATCCCGCCACCCTGACCCTGGATCCCCAGGCCACCGCCCGGGCCCTCACCAGCCGCACCAAGGCCATCATGCCCGTGCATTACGCCGGGCACCCCGCCCAGCTGGATCCGCTCTTCGACCTGGCCGGCAAGCACGGCCTCCACATCCTGGAGGACGCCGCCCACGCGCTCCCCGCCCGCTACAAGGGCCGGCTCGTGGGCTCCCGGGGCAACCTGGCCTCCTTCAGTTTCTACGCCACCAAGAACCTCACCACCGCCGAGGGCGGGGCCCTCACCGGCGACCCGGAGCTCCTGGCCAAGGCCCGCATCATCGGCCACCACGGCATGGACAAGGAGGCCTGGAAGCGCTTCGACCGGTCGGGGTCCTGGTACTACGAGGTGCTGCTCCCCGGCTTCAAGTACAACATGACCGATCTCCAGGCCGCCATCGGCCTCCACCAGCTGGTGCGCCTCGAGGCCTTCCAGGCCCGGCGGCGCCAGGTGGTGGACCGCTACAACGCCCGCTTCGCCCTCCTGCCCGAGCTGCAGATCCCCGTGGAGGACCCGGACGTGGAATCCAGCCTCCACCTCTATGTCCTGCGCCTGCGCCCGGAGCGGCTCACCCTCGGCCGCAACGAGTTCATCGAGGCGCTCAAGGCGCGGCAGATCGGCACCTCCGTGCACTACCTCCCCGTGCACATGCAGCCCTTCTACCGTGACAAGTACGGCTACCGCCCCGAGGATTGCCCCGTGTCCGCGGACGCCTTCTCCCGCATGCTGAGCCTGCCCCTCCACCCGGGCCTGACGGACGCGGACGTGGACGACGTGTGCACGGCGATGGAGGAACTCGTCGCCGCCCACCGGGCCTAG
- a CDS encoding polysaccharide biosynthesis tyrosine autokinase, which yields MTPDPRHPAAPQRHGPGPDSSSRGAEFNLSEAFANLWEGRGLILGSLLLFVTVGLIYVFAATPVYQVEGLLQTEVPKSYGSQNQEFTKMEGVYTQLTVAQGEIEIIKSNLVLGRVVSNLGLDVECAPVLMPVIGRMLNRNSRTPARLDIEAFEVPDKLRGIVFKVTALGGGVYRLSGPDGSELVQGRPGERVSASWNGMPMRLKVRNLRGKTGQVFTLSMTPIVDCITNLRLALSVEERGKNMNQSSNILGLSLQAPDPEQGALILNEILNQYVRQSIERKAGDSSKALALLQSQRPALQQQLSEAESRLNEYRRQNAAVDIAQEGNLFLQQGANLEAQISTLKQRRQELLRTYTEHSDLVTTTDQQIAHLQAEANKVNSRVTGLPRTQQEIVRLTRDAQVKSEMYTSLLTSIQQLQNTLAGAVGNAHVVDYAIPAYDAVAPKKKVLMVLFTFIGLVVGVGLTVARRLMRRGIQDHRIIEAKLGLPILVTIPHSEGQKNFDKQISKKSPGIHLLAVGDPEDIATESLRSLRTLLHFTMEKAENRIILVTGPSPEVGKSFVSTNLATVFAQGGARVLLVDGDLRRGKLHRTFGAKGRAGGLAEILAGRADWKSQIKETMVPGLSLLSTGILPPDPLVLLMSAKYAEFAAQVSEAFDFVIIDAPPILPVSDATVLGAKAESILLVAKYGAHPLEEIRTCQSRLKHLEGKLKGCVFNDIELVKVGGLYGYYRYEFDYKYRRGES from the coding sequence GGGGCGCGGGCTGATCCTGGGCTCCCTCCTGCTCTTCGTGACCGTGGGGCTCATCTACGTGTTCGCGGCGACCCCCGTGTACCAGGTGGAAGGCCTGCTCCAGACCGAGGTTCCCAAGAGCTACGGCTCCCAGAACCAGGAGTTCACCAAGATGGAGGGGGTCTACACCCAGCTCACGGTGGCCCAGGGGGAGATCGAGATCATCAAGAGCAACCTCGTCCTGGGCCGGGTCGTTTCGAACCTGGGCCTGGACGTGGAATGCGCCCCGGTGCTCATGCCGGTGATCGGGCGCATGCTGAACCGGAATTCCCGCACCCCGGCCCGCCTGGACATCGAAGCCTTCGAGGTGCCCGACAAGCTCCGGGGCATCGTCTTCAAGGTCACGGCCCTGGGGGGCGGGGTCTACCGCCTTTCGGGCCCCGATGGCAGCGAGCTGGTGCAGGGCAGGCCCGGCGAACGGGTTTCCGCCTCCTGGAACGGCATGCCCATGCGGCTGAAGGTGCGCAACCTCCGGGGGAAGACCGGCCAGGTGTTCACCCTGTCCATGACCCCCATCGTGGATTGCATCACCAACCTCCGCCTGGCCCTTTCGGTGGAGGAGCGGGGCAAGAACATGAACCAGTCCTCCAATATCCTGGGCCTTTCCCTGCAGGCGCCGGACCCGGAGCAGGGGGCGCTCATCCTGAACGAGATCCTCAATCAGTACGTGCGCCAATCCATCGAGCGCAAGGCCGGAGATTCCTCCAAGGCCCTGGCCCTCCTCCAGAGCCAGCGCCCCGCGCTGCAGCAGCAGCTTTCCGAAGCGGAAAGCCGGCTCAACGAGTACCGCCGCCAGAATGCCGCCGTGGACATCGCCCAGGAAGGCAACCTCTTCCTCCAGCAGGGCGCCAACCTGGAAGCCCAGATCTCCACCCTCAAGCAGCGCCGGCAGGAACTGCTGCGCACCTACACCGAGCATTCCGACCTGGTGACCACCACCGACCAGCAGATCGCCCACCTCCAGGCGGAGGCCAACAAGGTGAACTCCAGGGTCACGGGCCTGCCCAGGACCCAGCAGGAGATCGTGCGCCTCACCCGGGACGCCCAGGTGAAGTCCGAGATGTACACGTCCCTGCTCACCAGCATCCAGCAGCTCCAGAACACCCTGGCGGGGGCCGTGGGCAACGCCCACGTGGTGGACTACGCCATCCCGGCCTACGATGCGGTCGCCCCCAAGAAGAAGGTCCTGATGGTGCTCTTCACGTTCATCGGGCTGGTGGTGGGCGTCGGATTGACCGTGGCGCGCCGCCTCATGCGCCGGGGCATCCAGGATCACCGCATCATCGAGGCCAAGCTGGGCCTCCCCATCCTGGTCACCATCCCCCACAGCGAGGGCCAGAAGAACTTCGACAAGCAGATTTCCAAGAAGAGCCCCGGCATCCACCTCCTGGCCGTGGGGGACCCCGAGGACATCGCCACGGAGAGCCTCAGGAGCCTCCGGACCCTCCTGCACTTCACCATGGAGAAGGCCGAGAACCGGATCATCCTCGTCACCGGCCCCTCCCCCGAGGTGGGCAAGTCCTTCGTGAGCACCAACCTCGCCACGGTCTTCGCCCAGGGCGGCGCCCGGGTGCTGCTGGTGGACGGCGACCTGCGCAGGGGCAAGCTGCACCGCACCTTCGGCGCCAAGGGCCGGGCGGGCGGCCTGGCCGAGATCCTGGCCGGCAGGGCCGACTGGAAATCCCAGATCAAGGAGACCATGGTGCCCGGCCTCAGCCTGCTGAGCACCGGCATCCTCCCCCCCGATCCCCTGGTCCTCCTCATGTCCGCCAAGTACGCCGAATTCGCCGCCCAAGTCTCCGAAGCCTTCGATTTCGTCATCATCGACGCCCCCCCCATCCTGCCGGTGAGCGACGCCACGGTCCTGGGCGCCAAGGCCGAATCCATCCTCCTGGTCGCCAAGTACGGCGCCCACCCCCTGGAGGAGATCCGCACCTGCCAGAGCCGCCTGAAGCACCTGGAAGGCAAGCTGAAGGGTTGCGTCTTCAACGATATCGAACTGGTGAAAGTGGGCGGACTGTACGGCTACTACCGCTACGAGTTCGACTACAAGTACCGCCGCGGCGAAAGCTGA
- a CDS encoding glycosyltransferase, protein MSPRKRRLLFLINSLNPGGAERQLTELVSNLDPSRFETLVVVTYDAAGPGKEGFYRQVAAVPGVTLACLHKRHGALGYARSLPRLFRLVQAFEPDVLHGYMEGNLPVLLTGALLRKPAVWGIRRSSVDHTKMDLLSRALLRLTIALSGFADLVIFNSEAGLRNHRAMGMKGPRMAVVPNGFSMERFHPDPRAGGAWRRSQGIPEGVPLLGIVGRLDPVKDHPTFLRAAARVIRQCPDAHFVCAGGGPGPYLEALQAQAGSLGLGERVHWPGTCSDMGNVYNALSALLLTSTDEGFPNVLGEAMACGVPCVTTRVGDAALLVGGTGYVCEVGDDGAIAAAVLALLGEEPPAKADRSSDARARIRDHFSVQALARNTEALLEGVVAGLG, encoded by the coding sequence ATGAGCCCCCGCAAGCGCCGCCTGCTCTTCCTCATCAACTCCCTCAATCCCGGGGGAGCCGAGCGGCAGCTCACGGAACTGGTGTCCAACCTGGACCCCTCCCGGTTCGAAACCCTGGTGGTGGTCACCTACGATGCCGCCGGACCCGGAAAGGAGGGGTTCTACCGGCAGGTGGCCGCCGTGCCCGGGGTAACCCTCGCTTGTCTGCACAAGCGCCACGGGGCCCTGGGCTACGCCCGGAGCCTGCCCCGCCTCTTCCGCCTGGTGCAGGCCTTTGAGCCCGACGTGCTCCATGGGTACATGGAAGGCAACCTGCCGGTCCTGCTGACGGGGGCCCTCCTCCGGAAGCCCGCGGTGTGGGGCATCCGCCGGAGCAGCGTGGACCACACCAAGATGGACCTCCTTTCCCGGGCCCTCCTCCGCCTGACCATCGCCCTGTCGGGCTTCGCCGATCTGGTCATCTTCAACTCCGAAGCCGGCCTGCGGAATCACCGGGCCATGGGCATGAAGGGCCCCCGCATGGCCGTCGTTCCCAACGGCTTCTCCATGGAACGGTTCCATCCCGACCCCCGGGCCGGAGGGGCCTGGAGGCGGTCCCAGGGGATCCCCGAAGGGGTGCCCCTCCTGGGCATCGTGGGCCGCCTGGATCCCGTGAAGGACCACCCCACCTTCCTGCGTGCCGCAGCCCGGGTGATCCGCCAGTGCCCCGACGCGCACTTCGTGTGCGCCGGGGGCGGCCCCGGGCCCTACCTGGAGGCCCTCCAGGCCCAGGCCGGGTCCCTGGGGCTGGGGGAGCGGGTCCATTGGCCCGGTACCTGCTCGGACATGGGGAACGTGTACAACGCCCTTTCCGCCCTCCTGCTCACCTCCACGGACGAGGGCTTCCCCAATGTCCTCGGGGAGGCCATGGCCTGTGGGGTGCCCTGTGTCACCACCCGGGTGGGGGACGCCGCCCTCCTGGTGGGCGGAACGGGGTACGTGTGCGAGGTGGGGGATGACGGGGCCATCGCGGCCGCGGTCCTGGCCCTGCTGGGGGAGGAACCCCCGGCAAAAGCGGACAGGTCTTCAGACGCACGGGCGCGGATCCGTGACCATTTCAGCGTCCAGGCCCTGGCGAGGAATACGGAGGCCCTTCTGGAGGGCGTGGTCGCAGGGCTCGGGTGA
- a CDS encoding DUF2334 domain-containing protein, giving the protein MAKNCYLLRFDDICPTMNWAIWEAIERELVLHKVRPILAVVPDNRDPGLMPDPPAADFWERVRRWQAMGFTIAVHGYRHQYINKEKGLMRLTPHSEFAGLPYDTQLDMLRSALAIFQANGVRADGFVAPSHSFDLNTLKALREVGIKVISDGLWPWPHRDPEGMFWVPQQLWRFSPRPAGVWTVCLHHNKWSDKTLKHFRSELARYASRLTDVPTVMADHAGRPLTLVDRISAFHNLMWYHRVIPALGALRRSVMPSRQGA; this is encoded by the coding sequence ATGGCCAAGAACTGCTACCTTCTGCGCTTCGACGATATCTGCCCCACGATGAACTGGGCGATCTGGGAGGCGATTGAACGGGAACTGGTCCTTCACAAGGTGCGCCCCATCCTTGCGGTGGTCCCCGATAACCGCGACCCCGGCCTCATGCCGGATCCCCCGGCGGCGGATTTCTGGGAGCGGGTCCGGCGATGGCAGGCCATGGGGTTCACCATCGCGGTGCACGGGTACCGGCATCAGTACATCAACAAGGAAAAGGGGCTGATGAGGCTCACGCCCCACAGCGAATTCGCGGGCCTGCCCTACGACACCCAGCTGGATATGCTGCGCAGCGCCCTGGCCATCTTCCAGGCCAACGGCGTGCGGGCCGACGGCTTCGTGGCCCCCTCCCATTCCTTCGACCTGAACACCCTGAAGGCCCTCCGGGAGGTGGGGATCAAGGTCATCAGCGACGGGCTCTGGCCCTGGCCCCACCGGGACCCCGAAGGCATGTTCTGGGTGCCCCAGCAGCTCTGGCGCTTCAGCCCCCGGCCCGCGGGGGTCTGGACGGTGTGCCTGCATCACAACAAGTGGTCCGACAAGACCCTGAAGCACTTCCGCAGCGAACTGGCCCGGTACGCGTCCCGCCTGACCGATGTGCCCACGGTGATGGCGGACCATGCCGGCCGTCCGCTCACCCTGGTGGATCGCATCAGCGCCTTCCACAACCTGATGTGGTACCACCGGGTCATTCCGGCCCTGGGGGCCCTGAGGCGGTCCGTGATGCCTTCCAGGCAGGGGGCATGA